The Gemmatimonadaceae bacterium genomic sequence CAGGCGCTTGGAATCATTCGCTGATTCCAGTCTCTCGAGCGGGATCTCGCATCACAGTTTCACCCCTTGAGGGGGAGAGGTAAGGTACCATGTCTCGCATTACGGGCACCGTGAAGTGGTTCAACGACGCAAAAGGGTACGGCTTCATCTCACGTGAAGGCGGCCCCGATGTGTTCGTCCATTTCAGCGCGATCCAGGGCAACGGCTTCAAGTCGCTGGCTGAAGGCGACCAGGTCGAGTTCGAAATCGTGCAAGGCCAGAAGGGCCCCCAGGCAGCTGAGGTGCAGAAGCTCTGATCCCGCTCTCACGCACCCCATTCGAAAAAGCTCCGGCTGCGCTGCCGGAGCTTTTTTGTGTGCAGCGTTAGCACATCTTGTGCATTGCAACGCGTGATGCTACGCATGGCCGTGCACACCGCTTCACTGCCGGAGTCCGCATGCCTGCTCGCCGTTCCCGCACGGTTCGAACGCGCGTCCCGACGCGTCGACTGCCTCGACGATCGGCGCCCAACGCGGACATCATCTCCGCGCTCGAGCGCATAGAAAAAGCCGGCGGCGCCGCGGTAGTGGAAGCAGCCGCACACAAGTCCATCGAGGTTTCGCACCTCGACAAAGTGTTCTTCCCGGATGCGGGGGTGACCAAGGGCGACGTGATGCGGTACTACGTTCGCGTCGCCAAGTACATCCTGCCCGCGATTGCCGACCGTCCACTCGTCCTCAAACGAACACCCGATGGCGTGAACGGCGAATTGTTCTTCCAGCAGAACGCGCCGGACGATGCGCCGGAGGCCGTTCGGGTCGACAACGTCGCGGCTCAAGGCGAACCGCAATGCCGCTTTGTCGGCGGCGATCTGCCGACGCTCCTGCACCTCGTGCAGCTCGGCTGCATCTCGCTCGACCCCTGGATGTCGCGCATTGGCAGCCTGGATCACCCCGACTACGCGATCATCGATCTCGACCCGGGACCGGGGGCTTCGTTCAAGGTGGTCGTACGCGTCGCGCTGTGGGTTCGCGAGGTGCTCGATGAGCTTGGTCTCCGCGCCGTCCCGAAGACCTCGGGATCGCGCGGCATCCATATCGCGATCCCGCTGCCGCGTTCGACGTCGTACCAGGATTCGATCGCGACCGCGAAAGCAGCAGCTGCGCGCGTCGTGGATCTGCACCCGCGTCAGGCAACCGTGGAGCGGGCTCTCGAGAACCGGCCGCACGGTACGGTGTATGTGGACTGTTTACAGAACTCACGCGGGAAGAGCGTGGCGGCGGCGTACTCGGTGCGCGCGAAACCGGATGCCACGGTGTCGGCGCCGCTTACCTGGGACGAAGTCGTGGAATCGCTCGACCCGCACGAGTTCACCTCGCGCACGATGCCGGCGCGTGTCGAGCAGCACGGCGATCTCTGGCGCGAGGGACTCAAGCATGGGAACTCTGCGAGCGTCGTTCGCGCTATTGCGACACCGGGCGGCAAGCCGCGCGCCCCGGCCGGGAAAAAGTAAAGCGTTAGGCAGTCGCGCTGCCGGCGCAGAACGAGCCCTTCGATGATCGAATGCCGTGTTTCTCTATTTGCGTGAGCTGCCGGGCGGCGGCGTGGTGACGATCGAGGCCACGAGCGGCGATGGGTCGTCCGTCTCGTGCCGCCTCGCCGTGGAACGGCGCAGCGACTCGCGCCGCCGCGAGGGACATGCGCCCCCCGTCATCGCGGAAATCAGCGCCCCGACCCAGTCGGCGGCGTTTCGAACCTTGTACGAAATCGCGGCAGACAACGTCGCCGTCGCGCGCGGACTCCTCGTGTGGCAGGCGCGGCGAGCCAAACGCGGTGCCGCACCGGACACGGCCCATTGATGCGACGCGTGGCGGCCCCGAGCCCTGGACCGCCACTCTCCGGCTGGACGGGCAGAGTGCTACGCTCACGAAGACGCGGACAAAGCAGGACACAACAGACAAAGCACCGACAAAAAATCAAAGCCCTGGTTTTGCTCGTGTCGTGTCCGCTGTGTCCGTGCTGTGTCCGCGTCTTCATAAACGTAGATACAAGACGTGAGCGACCGGATTCCCAGCCACTCGGCGGGCGGCAACCACGCGCCCGTCGCTTTGTCACGTCATCGTTCGGTCACGAGCACTTCAACCGCCGAGCGACCCGCTCACACCTTCGAACCGCACCCCGCGCCGGCTCCCGCGCCGCCTGCGAGGCGCATATCGGAAAAGTTGCGCCGGACGCCCGCGACCCTCGCTGCGCCACTCGTCGGTTGGCTCGACCAACCACGACGTGTGGAGCGCTCGCCGGAAGCTCGCCTTGTGCAACCGGCGGCCCAACAGCAGCTCGTAAATCTCCTGCAGTTGGCTCAACGTGAACGTCGACGGAAGCAGTCGGAAGGCGATCGGAGACTGATCGAGACGCGCGCGAATCGCCTGCATTGCGGCTTCCACAATCGAACGCTGCCTCGGCGCGATCGCCGGCATCTCATCCACCGGGTACCAAGCCGCCTGGTCTCCAGCCGGCCCGCCGCTCCCGCTCGCGACCAGCGCGACATACCCGATCGAGACAAGCGCGTTCGACGGATGCCGCCGCCGATCCCCGAACGCAGCGATCTGCTCGAGCAGTCCGGGCTGCGCGCCGAGCGCCGCGCGCTCGATCCGCACCGCAGCCTCGTCGATGGTCTCGTCGCGCCGTGGCGCATCGTGCGGCAGCGACCACCGTTCCTTCTCCCGCGGATCGTCGGCGCGCACGAGCAGCGCGGTCAGACGCCGCCCATGCGGCGTCAACGACACGATGTCTACGGACAGAGCCGGCCGGCGCGTCGAGGCCCGGCCAGACGAAGCGGCACGTTCAGGCATGACGCAACGAATTAGTCACAAGTTGCGACTAATGTCAAGCCCGTTATTTTTCGCTAGAAAGAACTAATTCGCGAGTACGCGAGACGAACCGCTTGTCGAACTTACGGCGCAGTCGCCGATGTCGTTGCAGTAACAATCCCTCGGGCCAAACCGGCGCCGACGGATGCGAGTGGCGGAATGCTGATCGGAAGTCGACCGCTGATCGGCGCCGCTCCTATCAATGCCCGCGCGGCAGCCCGCTGCGACACTGGCGCGCCACTCCACGCGATGAGATACGCCGGTACCTCGCTCACTTGCTGCAACAAATACGGGTTGCCAAGCGCTACCACTACAGGATGCGCACCGCGCTGCACCAGCTCGTTCACGAACTGCACGAATCCCTGCGGCGCCGAAAGGTCCGACACCGTGGACCCCGCCGCCAGATACGAGCTCACGACCACCACATCCGCCGAATCCGCCACCGACAGCAGATGCCAGTAATCCGGGGACGCCTCGTCCGCATTCACGTACTCGGTCCGCAGCGACGGAAATGTCCTCCGCAGCTCCGCGTCGAACGTGACGCCGGCGCCCAGATCGCTGCGATGCGCGTACGTGATCGACAACACGCGGGCGCCGCGCGAGAGCCTGCCTAACGGCACCTGGCCAAGGGAATCCTTCACCAGCGTGATCGACCGCTCGGCGATCTGCGCCGCCAGCGCCTGGTGGGCCGAGTCGCCGACGACCGCGCGGGCGCTGTCCAGATTCACCAGTCGAGCGCGCTCGAGCCCGAGGCGCCACTTGAGCGCCAGAATCCGCCGTGCCGATTCCGTAATCCGCGCCGCCGTGTATCGGCCGCTCTCCACGCCCTGCACGACCGCATCGATCGCATGCGGCACGTCAGCCGGCATGAGCAGCACGTCGGCGCCCGCCGCCACCGCACGCTGCATCGCCTCCGGCGCTCCGAACAAGTCCAGCACACCGCGCATGTCCATCGCGTCGGTCACGATCAGTCCCTTGAAGTGGAGCTGGTCGCGAAGCAACCCAGTGAGCACGAGCGGCGACAGCGTCCCAGGTACGCCGCTGGCGTCGAGCGACGGCATCGCGCCGTGGAACGTCATGATCGCGCCCACACCGGCGTCGATCGCCGCGCGAAACGGCACCAACTCGACCGTGTCGAGCCGCGCGCGCGACGCGTTCACGACCGGCAGCGCAAGATGTGAGTTGACCCCGGTGTCGCCGTGTCCGGGAAAGTGCTTGCCGGTCGGAATCATCCCGCCGGCCTCGATGCCGTGCATGTACGCGACGCCCATCGCCGCCACGGATTCCGGCACTTCGCCGAACGAGCGTGTGTTGATGACCGGGTTCGCCGGATTGTTGTTCACGTCGAGCACCGGCGAGAAATCGATTGTGATGCCGATCGCGCGCCCTTCCGTGGCGGTCGCGCGGCCTTGCTCGCGCGCCAGCGTCGTGTCGCCGGTCGCGCCCAACGCCATCTCCGGAGGAAACCAGACCGCGCCGCCCAGATCGATTGCGTTAGGCAGGAAATAGCCGCCCCGCGCCCGGAAGCCGGCGCCAGCCTCGAGGTCCGCGCTCACCAGCAGCGGCAGATCGCTCATCGATTGCAGGGCATTGAGCTTGGCGGCAATCTCGAGCGGCGAGCCGATCGACATGATCAGGCCGCCCACGTGCTGCTCGCGCACCAAGCTGCTCAGCCGTCGCCAGGCAGGCGCGTCGCCCGCCACGTAGTCGCCATACAACTGCGGCCACACCATCTGCGCGACCTGGTCGCGCAGCGTCATGTGCGCGAGCGCGCAGGTCACCCACGCGTCTGATGTGTGTTGGGAGCTGCACGCCCGGGCGACCGATTGGCGCGGCGCGAGCGTGCCCGGCGCGGGCTTGGCCGTAGCGCAAGCGGCGCACGCGAAAGCGATCACCGCCCACGCCGCCCGCCCGCGCCGCGCGATCACCAAGCGATCGTTCCTTGCTTGCTCGTGTCCACGGACTGCTGCGCGCCGCTTTTGAACAGAAAACCTTCCATGTTGCGCGTCAGGAAGGTGCGAGCCTGCGGATCCATGAGATTCAATCCGTAGTGGTTGATCAGCATGGTCTGCTGCTTCAGCCATTGCGCCCAACATTCGGTGCAGATCTCAGCCTGAATGCGCGTGCCGATGGCGCCCGGGAACGGCGGACGCTCGAAACCGCCCCCCGCGCGCGTGCTGCCACAGCGGGTGCACGTGATGTCCATTGATCAGTGCCTCGAGAGAGTCTTGGGAAAGATAGCCGATTCTTGTCGGCGACGTGCCCTCTCGAGGAACGCTCGCTCCAGCGACGTGCCGTCCGGGACCGCTAGGTGCGCGCGTACGTGACTTTCGCCAGCCGCAGCGCCTGGAGCACGCGAATATATGCCCAGCCCACGTCGAACTCGTACCACCGCGCCTTGAACTTCGCCGAATGCGGATCCGCGTGGTGGTTGTTGTGCAGCTCTTCGCCGCCCAACCAGATGGCGATCGGCGAGATGTTTCGGCTCTCGTCCTTCACGTTGAAGTTGCGATAGCCCAACGCGTGACCGACGCCATTGATGATGCCTGCCGCCCAGAACGGAATCCACAGCATCTGGACGCCCCACACCAACGGTCCAATGAAGAATCCGAACAGATAGATATCGATGCCGAGCATCAACACGATGCCCAACCACGGGAGCCGCGCGAGCACGTGCCGCTCGAGCCAGTCGTTGGTCGTGCCCTTGCCGTACTTCTCGAGCATCCCGGGCTGTTTGACGGCCGTCCGATAGTAAAAGGCGCCCTTGATGATGATATTGCGCAGTCCTTCGAGCAGCGGACTGTGGGGATCGCCTTCGCGATCGGCGAATGCGTGGTGCTTGCGATGGCAAGCGACCCACTCCTTCGTCACGATCGACGTCGAAAGCCACAGCCAGATTCGCATGGGCACTTCAGCGACCTTGCTGAACGTCACGCCGCGATGCGTCTGCGAACGGTGCAGAAAGAGAGTCACACACACGTTCGTGATGTGACCCGCGAGGATGATAAAGAGAACGGGCTTCCACCAATGGGAAGCCAAAGCCGCGAACCCTGGCATGCTTCTCGGCACTCCGGCTGAGGAGTTGTGACGATGTCGCTTCGTGCGACAGACGGGACGGCGTCGATCCGGCCCGCGTGGAAACCGGCGGAGGCCGGAACTCCTTGGGGAATGTAAGCGCTGCGGCGCTGACTGCCAATATTCGAACCAGCTGACTCCGGCCGCCATCACTCGACTCGTGAGCGCACCTCCCGTAACGCCTCCGGCCTTCTTGCCGCCATGCCCGACACAGCGTAGCGTCGAACTGTGACCAAAAGCCCGCGCCGACCGGCGCCTTCGCGCCCGCCGGGCGCTGCCATCGCGGGGCGCGCGACCGCAGCCGGCACGTCGCGATTCGCCGAACGTCACACAGCGCGGTTCGCGGCCGACTACTTCCGCCCGTTCACCGCCGCCCAACTCCGCGTCTCCTCCATCGGGCTCGGCACCTACCTCGGCGACTGCACCGCAGACGACGATCGCGACTACGCCGAATCGGCGCACGTCGCCATCGCGTCCGGCGTGTCGCTCATCGACACGGCCATCAACTACCGCTGCCAGCGATCCGAGCGCGCCGTGAGTCGCGCGCTTTCGCGTGCTGTTCGGGAAGACACTACTGCGCGCGACGAAATCGTCGTGTGCACCAAGGGCGGCTACATTCCGCTGGACGACGTGCCCCCGCCCAGCCGCGAGGAATATCAGGCGTACGTCGAGCGCGAGTACTTCGCCACCGGCCTGGCGCGCCCCGAAGATGTCGTCGGCGGCGCCCACTGCATCGCGCCGACGTTTCTCGCCGCACAGATCGAGCGCAGCCGCACGAACCTCGGCGTCGACACGATCGATCTGTACTACGTGCACAATCCGGAACAGCAGCTCGACGCAATCACCGCCGCCGAACTGGCGACGCGTCTTCGTGCGGCGTTCGAGATGCTTGAACAGCAGTGCGACGCGGGCGCGATCGGCGCCTATGGCTGCGCCACCTGGAACGGCCTGCGTGCGGCGCCCGGTTCGCGCGGACACCTCAATCTCGCCGACCTCGTGTCCATCGCCCGCGACATCTGCGGCGACCGCCACCACTTCGCCGCCGTCCAGCTTCCGCTCAACCTCGCGCTCACCGAAGCGGTGCGGCTGCCGACGCAACAGTTAGGCGCGCATACCGTGCCGGTATTGGAGGCGGCCGCGGAGTTGGGCGTGGCCGTCATCGCCAGCGCGTCGCTCCTGCAGGGCAAGCTCGCGCACCATTTGCCGGCTACGGTGCACGAGGCGCTGCCCGGATTTTCGACCGACGCCCAGCGAGCCATCGGGTTCGTGCGCTCGCTGCCCATGGTCACGGCAGCGCTCGTCGGGACGAAGTCGGTTCGTCACCTGCACGAGAATCTCGCTGCCGCACGACGTGGCTGACGCGTCGCCCGGACGCGTGCCGTCGGACCCATCGCCGCACGTTGCGCCCGACGGCCGCTTCAGAAATCCGTGGGCTAACGCAGAGCCGCCCACCTTCCGCGACGTGCTGCGGTGGCGGCGCACGCGCGGCACGGGACCGCGGCCGGCGCCGGTGCTGCCGAGCCGGGTGCCGCCGGCCATCGACGCGCCGCGCGGCGCGCCGGACACGCTCGCCGCGACCTGGATCGGCCATTCCACCGTACTGCTCCAGGTCGGGACCCTCAACGTGCTCACCGACCCGATGTGGAGCCGGCGCGCGTCGCCGGTGCGCTGGGCCGGCCCGGCGCGCCTAACAGAACCGGGACTGCCGCTCGACGCGCTGCCGCCGATCGACATCGTCCTCGTCTCGCACAACCACTACGACCACCTCGACGCCGCCTCGGTGCGCGCCCTCGTGCGCCGCCACCCCGCCGCCCGCTGGTTCGTGCCCCTCGGCGTCGCGCGATACGTTAGGCGCTGGGGGGCGCGCGCGGTCGCCGAGCTGGACTGGTGGCACGCCGTCGATGACGCCGGCGTGCGCATCGCGTGCGTGCCCGCGCAGCACGGCAGCGGACGGACGCCGTTCAATCGCATGCAATCGCTGTGGTGTGGCTTCACGCTCCGGGCCGGCGCGCATTCGATCTACTTTGCCGGCGACACCGCGTACCATCCGGAGTTCGGCGAGATCGCGCGGCGCGAAGGGCCCTTCGACCTGTGCGTCCTGCCGATCGGGGCGTACGAGCCTCGCTGGTTCATGCGGCCCGTGCACGTGAACCCGGAAGAAGCCGTTCGCGCGCACGCCGACATTGCAGCGGTGCATCCGGACCGCCCGCCGCCCGTCGCGCTCGCCGTGCACTGGGGCGCCTTCACGCTCGCCGATGAACCAGTCGACGAACCGCCCCGGCGCGCGCAAGCGGCCTGGGGCGGTTCGGGATTCGATGCTGCACGCCTCTGGATCCTGTCGTTAGGCGAGACCAGGCGCGTCCCGGCTCGCGGCGCGTGAGCGGCCCCGCCGCCCACGCACCCCTCGCCGCCTACCGTTCGATCGTCACCGGCGACACCAGCACGTGCAAGTTGTGGTTGATCCGCAAGCCTGCGATGCCCTCGGTGGGCAGTTTGCTGCGTGGGATCGCATCCACCAGCTTGTCGTTCACCAAGAAGTGTGCGGTGTCTTTCGCGAAGTGCACCTTGAGGGTGTAAGTCGCCTTCCCTGACGCATCTTCCTTGGGGACGTTCGGATTGGAGGTCCAGTCCACTACCGACGTCGTCTTCGCACCATCTCGGCGCTTGATCAGGAACTGACCCGTCCCGCGCACCAGGAAATACCCGTACGTCTGTTGGGCGCGGTCATCCAGATGCTGGCCGCCGAAGAAAATGCCGTAGGCCTCCGGGTGCTTGGGCTTCTCGAGCTGCTGAATCGTCCCGGTCACCGCGTAGATGCCCGAGCCGGTGTCCTTGGCAGCGTAGAGGATGTGCGCGGGTCCGGTCTGCACTTCCCACTTGTCCCCGTTCGCCGTGTACTTCGCGTTGGACATGCTGGCATCCGCATGATCCGTCATCGCCTGGAATCCAGCCGGAACACCGGAGCCCGGCGCCGCCTTGTCCGAATCCGCCATACCGGACATGCCCGCCTTTGAGGTATCGGCCGCAGCGCTTGCCGCGGGCGTGCTCGTGGAATCGCCGGCCTTGCTGGCATCGCTCGACTTCGCGCACGCCGTCGCCAGAAACGCGAGCGCGATCAGTGACAAAGTCATGGTGCGCACATCTCCTCGCTTGCTGAAGTGAACGGTCGAGCGGCTAATATATCGGACGCACCGGCCGCGGTCACGGCGTTGATATGGCCGCGCCGGAGCCGCATCCTCCGCACATGGCCGACGTATCACAGCCCGCGCGACACGTGCGCATGCCCGACGGCGCGCTCTGGACGGTCGAGTTTCAACACGAGCGCGCCCAACTGATGCGGCGCGGAAGCGAGCGCGAGCGCAGGCTCTTCGCGTTTTTTCGCGACGACCGCGGGCACCTCCGCCGCGCCGTCGTCGCCGAAGATCTGAAATCGGCGGCAACCGATGCGGACCTTCGCCTGGCCTGGGAGAGCGCCGAGCGACTCGACGCCAGCCAGTGATTTTGCGTTAGGACCGCAGCTCCGCGCTGGACCCTGCGCGCAGATACCCGGCCATCCACGACGTCACCAGCTCGCCGACGCGCCCGCGGGCGTAATCGACGGTGATCACGTGGCCGCTGCCGGTCACCCACTCCAGGCGCTTTACCGGAGCGCCGATCGCGGCGAAGGTGGCCTCGGCCGCGGCCTGCGTTAGGCGATTGTCCTCGCGCGATTGGACGTAGAGCGTCGGCGCCCGCAGCCGGCCCAGCGCGCCGCGCGCTTCCGTCGCCAGCGCCTCGAGCTCGGCCAGCAGCCGGGGCGTGGACGCGCCGTAGCCTAACGAATGCGCGCGCTCGTCCGGATCGCGAATCGACCGCGGGTTGCTCACGCCGCGGCCCACGTAGGGCATCACCACACCGGCCGCCGCCGCCCCGCGCGCGAACCATCGGAGGCTGCGCGGCGGGATGATGTACGGCGCGAGCAGCGCCACGGCCCCCACCTGCGGCTGGTCCGCCACGACGAGCACCGCGAGCGCGCCGCCCATGGAGAGCCCCACGACGCCGATCCGCTCGTACCGCGACGCGACGTTCGCATACGCGTCGCGGGCCGCGTTCAGCCAGGATCCACCGGCCGAGGTTCTGAACGCTTCCAGCGTGCGGCCGTGTCCCGGGAGGAGCGGCGCATACACCGGGAACCCGCGGGCGTGGAGATCGGCGGCGAGAAAGCGCAGCGTGTCCGGCGAATCGCCGAAGCCGTGAATGAGGAGCACCGCGTCGCGCGCACCGGGCACCGGCAGGTCGATCGGGCCCGCGCCGGGAATGATTCCGCCAGCGCCTAACGGAAGCCGCGCGGCCACCGCGCGCTCGACACGCCGCCGCGACGCAGCGCGCGCAAGGGCGGCCAGGATCACGATCGCGAGCAGGACGTACGGGATCACTCCCTGATGTCCGCCCCGCTGGCTGCGCGTTCATCGTAGAGCGCGATCGTCGAACGGACGGCGCCCTGCCGCGACATCCGGCCCACGAGCCCGTCCAGATCGGCGATCACCAGACCGTTCCCCGCCCGCTGGATGAGCCCTTCAGACGACAGCCTGCCTAACACCAGCGAGATCGATTCGCGCGTCGCGCCGACCAGCTCGCCCAACAGACGCCGCGACACGACGATGCTCTCCTGCGCGATCGCGTCCACCGGCGTGTCGCGGCTCTGTGCCATACGCACCAGCGCGGCAACCAGACGCTGCTCCACCGTCAGCGTCGCATACTGGCCGAATTTGTCGAGGATCTCGGTGCGCTCGGCCATCAACTGTCGCACCAGAGCTAACGCATGCACCGGCTGCTCGCGCATGAGCGCGCTGAACCGCGCGGTGCTCAGGTGCAACGTCTCCGTCTCGTCTTCCGCACGCGCTTGACTCGCGTAGTGCGCGTCCGACTCCAACCCTTCGCCACCGAACGTCTCGCCCGGTGTCGCCACCCACGGCACGAAGCTCCGACCAGACGCCACCGGATTTCTGAGCGCAACCTGGCCGCGCACGACGATGAATACGCCGTCCGCCAACGCCCCCTGCTCGTAGATCGCGAACCCAGCGGGCCAAAACGTGCGAGCGCCGTACTTGGCGATCGCTTCCCGTTGCTCACGCGACAAACGTGTGATTTCTTTCATGTGTACAGCCGCCACGTCGCTCACAGCTCTGATCTGGTAGTCACGCTCCGCCCACGCCAATGCTACTGCAGCATCGGCGCAACGCGCCGTGACGTCCCGAGTCCGCAATGAACGGGCCGTGGCTTGGCGCAGCGAACTGAACGAGCGAATATTAGACACACCTAATTTCTCGCAGACCATTCAACCAATGTCGCGCCGCCAAGCCTCCGAAGCCAGCCCCGCATCGGTTGTGATCCTCGGCGCCGACGCCGTGCTCGCGGCGCTGCCGGCGACATCGGTCCAGTTAGCACACGCCTGCCGCGCGTTAGGCTACGACCTGGCCTTTCCGGCCACCTGGGGCGACGAGCTGGTGGCCGAGGGCTGCCTCAGGTTCCTCGAAGCGCACAAGCTCGATGCCGCCATCCTGTCGTCGTGCCCGCACGTGGTCGATCGCCTAACGCGCGCCGGATCGGAGCTCCTCCCGCACATGATCGCGCTGGCCGCGCCGCCGGTCGCCGCGGCACGATATCTCCGCGCGGCGTTCGCCCATCGCGACCTCCGCATCACGTACGTCGGCGCGTGTCCCGCCGCCGATGATCCGAGCATCGACGCGCGCCTCGAGCCATCCGAGTTCCTCGACGCGTTAGGCGAGCGCGGCATCGTGCTCGCCGACTTGCCGGAGTTCTTCGACGCCGTCCTTCCGCCCGATCGACGGCGCTACTGGTCGCTGCCCGGCGGCGCGCCGTCGGCCGACCGCCTCGCCGCGCAGGACCCGCGCCGCGCGCTCGTCGAGCTCGATGGCGAGGAGTTTCTCGTCGATCTCGCGCAGCGTCTCCTGACGCGCCAGCACGCACTCATCGACGTGTCGCTCGCGGCCGGCTGTGCCTGCGCGGGTTTGGTGCGCGGCGCGCGCGCCACGCTCATCGCGCTCGAGCCGCCGCGCGCTGCCGGGCCGGTGCTCGACCCGGGCATCACAGTCGATCTCCGGCCTCCGGACACCACCCCGCAGGTGATCGAAGCCGGGCGTGCGGAGGTCGAGCCGCCGGAACACTCCGCGATGCCTAACGCAGCACGCGCCGCCACCGTCGCGGCACCGCCCGCGATTCGTGACGCCGGCGCCCGCGCGATTCCGCGGGCTTTCGCCGCGCACCGCGCGCTCGCCAAACGCCGCGAGCGAGCGCCGCTCGTCTATCCGCCGACTACCTACTCCACGCGGCCGCGGCCCAGGACGCCGACCGGGCCCGTCATCCCGCTCTCGACCGACCGGCCTGGGTTTGCGCCCCCGCCGCTCGTGCCCGCACCGCCGCCACTTCCCGGCAAGATGCGGACGGCGCCGCCGGATCACTCACCCGCGTCACCCACCGTCTGCTGAAGCGCCGCCCGCCCGCCAGCGCGCCAGTTCCTAACGCTTGGCGCGGCCGCTGACCGCGGCGGCCGCATCGTCGATCGCATGCGTCGCGGCATCGAACCGCGTCACCAGATCCGCGAGCTCCCGCGCCGCGAGGTCATGATCCCCGGCGCGAATCGCTTCGTTCACCGATGGGAACACCATGTTGGCGTAGCCATTGTCCTCGTCCGCCGCGTAGATCAGGTTGCGGAACCACGGACGCGTGCGCAAACCCGATGGACGCGTGAACGCACGCTCGACGCGCATCAACGCCGCGTTCGTGCGCACATCCACGTCGCGCGACGGCGCGCCGTGCGCGAGCACCGAATCGCGCGCACCATTGAACGCGGTCGCCGCCTGCTCCATTCGGCTGATCGCCGCCGAGAGCGCGCTCGTGTCCAGCGTCCAACCGCTCGCCTTCGCCGCTGAGTCGACGCGCGGAACATAGGCACGCATCGTTCGCGCATACTCGACGTAGTCGTACGGCAGGATGTCCGCGTCCGCGAAGCGCTCCACCATTGCCGCGCCTACCCGCGCCGCCGCGGCGTGGTAGCCGAACGTCGGATCACCAAATTTCGACATCCAGTGGTACGAGTCGTAGAGCGAGTGATAGACGCCGCCCGCACCGCCGAATCCCCATTCGGCAATCGGGATTCCAAAGTGATTGTAGAATCCGGCGAAATCGCTGCCGCCGCCAGGATCGCTCATGCGCGGTTGGGCCGTGTCCGGCGTGTTCGTGCGCTTCCGCCACACGTCGTAGATCGAGCCGGCGCCGCTCGGATCCGGGATGTGACTCACCACATCGCGCAGCGTCGAACGAATCGACGGAGAGCCGCCGCCGCCGAATGCAGATCCCTGTGCCGCAACGTCCTGATTGAAGTACGCGACCCCGCCGTGCAACAGTCGCAGCGAGTCGTCCTCGACGTATTCCGTCGAGCCTAACAGACCCCATTCTTCCGCATCCCACGTCGCGAACACGATCGTGCGCTTCGGCTTGTAGCCTGCAC encodes the following:
- a CDS encoding oxidative damage protection protein, with protein sequence MDITCTRCGSTRAGGGFERPPFPGAIGTRIQAEICTECWAQWLKQQTMLINHYGLNLMDPQARTFLTRNMEGFLFKSGAQQSVDTSKQGTIAW
- the ligD gene encoding non-homologous end-joining DNA ligase, with amino-acid sequence MPARRSRTVRTRVPTRRLPRRSAPNADIISALERIEKAGGAAVVEAAAHKSIEVSHLDKVFFPDAGVTKGDVMRYYVRVAKYILPAIADRPLVLKRTPDGVNGELFFQQNAPDDAPEAVRVDNVAAQGEPQCRFVGGDLPTLLHLVQLGCISLDPWMSRIGSLDHPDYAIIDLDPGPGASFKVVVRVALWVREVLDELGLRAVPKTSGSRGIHIAIPLPRSTSYQDSIATAKAAAARVVDLHPRQATVERALENRPHGTVYVDCLQNSRGKSVAAAYSVRAKPDATVSAPLTWDEVVESLDPHEFTSRTMPARVEQHGDLWREGLKHGNSASVVRAIATPGGKPRAPAGKK
- a CDS encoding fatty acid desaturase translates to MTLFLHRSQTHRGVTFSKVAEVPMRIWLWLSTSIVTKEWVACHRKHHAFADREGDPHSPLLEGLRNIIIKGAFYYRTAVKQPGMLEKYGKGTTNDWLERHVLARLPWLGIVLMLGIDIYLFGFFIGPLVWGVQMLWIPFWAAGIINGVGHALGYRNFNVKDESRNISPIAIWLGGEELHNNHHADPHSAKFKARWYEFDVGWAYIRVLQALRLAKVTYART
- a CDS encoding glycoside hydrolase family 3 N-terminal domain-containing protein; translated protein: MTCALAHMTLRDQVAQMVWPQLYGDYVAGDAPAWRRLSSLVREQHVGGLIMSIGSPLEIAAKLNALQSMSDLPLLVSADLEAGAGFRARGGYFLPNAIDLGGAVWFPPEMALGATGDTTLAREQGRATATEGRAIGITIDFSPVLDVNNNPANPVINTRSFGEVPESVAAMGVAYMHGIEAGGMIPTGKHFPGHGDTGVNSHLALPVVNASRARLDTVELVPFRAAIDAGVGAIMTFHGAMPSLDASGVPGTLSPLVLTGLLRDQLHFKGLIVTDAMDMRGVLDLFGAPEAMQRAVAAGADVLLMPADVPHAIDAVVQGVESGRYTAARITESARRILALKWRLGLERARLVNLDSARAVVGDSAHQALAAQIAERSITLVKDSLGQVPLGRLSRGARVLSITYAHRSDLGAGVTFDAELRRTFPSLRTEYVNADEASPDYWHLLSVADSADVVVVSSYLAAGSTVSDLSAPQGFVQFVNELVQRGAHPVVVALGNPYLLQQVSEVPAYLIAWSGAPVSQRAAARALIGAAPISGRLPISIPPLASVGAGLARGIVTATTSATAP
- a CDS encoding cold-shock protein, translating into MSRITGTVKWFNDAKGYGFISREGGPDVFVHFSAIQGNGFKSLAEGDQVEFEIVQGQKGPQAAEVQKL
- a CDS encoding NUDIX domain-containing protein; the protein is MPERAASSGRASTRRPALSVDIVSLTPHGRRLTALLVRADDPREKERWSLPHDAPRRDETIDEAAVRIERAALGAQPGLLEQIAAFGDRRRHPSNALVSIGYVALVASGSGGPAGDQAAWYPVDEMPAIAPRQRSIVEAAMQAIRARLDQSPIAFRLLPSTFTLSQLQEIYELLLGRRLHKASFRRALHTSWLVEPTDEWRSEGRGRPAQLFRYAPRRRRGSRRGVRFEGVSGSLGG
- a CDS encoding aldo/keto reductase: MTKSPRRPAPSRPPGAAIAGRATAAGTSRFAERHTARFAADYFRPFTAAQLRVSSIGLGTYLGDCTADDDRDYAESAHVAIASGVSLIDTAINYRCQRSERAVSRALSRAVREDTTARDEIVVCTKGGYIPLDDVPPPSREEYQAYVEREYFATGLARPEDVVGGAHCIAPTFLAAQIERSRTNLGVDTIDLYYVHNPEQQLDAITAAELATRLRAAFEMLEQQCDAGAIGAYGCATWNGLRAAPGSRGHLNLADLVSIARDICGDRHHFAAVQLPLNLALTEAVRLPTQQLGAHTVPVLEAAAELGVAVIASASLLQGKLAHHLPATVHEALPGFSTDAQRAIGFVRSLPMVTAALVGTKSVRHLHENLAAARRG